The following coding sequences lie in one Vitis vinifera cultivar Pinot Noir 40024 chromosome 19, ASM3070453v1 genomic window:
- the LOC100855352 gene encoding putative disease resistance protein RGA3: MAYQIPFGVVEHILTKLGSRAFQEIGSMCGVPKELTKLNGKLGVIKAVLSDAEEKQQQNNHEVKYWVRKLNGVVYDTDDLLDDYATHYLQRGGLGRQVSDFFSSENQVAFHLNMSHRLKDIKERIDDIAKDILELKLTPRCIHTREENSGRETHSFVLKSEMVGREENKEEIIGKLLSSKGEEKLSVVAIVGIGGLGKTTLAQLVYNDERVVNHFEFEIWACISDDSGDGLDVKLWVKKILKSMGVQDVETLDGLKDVLYEKISQKKYLLVLDDVWNENPRKWYAVKKLLMVGARGSKIIVTTRKLYVASIMGDKSPVSLKGLGEKESWALFSKLAFGEQEILEPEIVEIGEEIAKMCKGVPLVIKSLATILQSKREPGQWLSIRNNKNLLSLGDENENVLGVLKLSYDNLPTHLKQCFTYCALFPKDYEIEKKLVVQLWMAQGYIQSSYDNKEQLEDTGDQYVEELLSRSLLKTARTNHFTNTLMYKMHNLMHDLAQLIVKPEILVLRSGDNNIPKEARHVLLFEEVNPIINASQKISLRTFFMVNEDGFEDDSKDDSIINTSSKCLRVLSLNKFNIKKVPKFVGKLSHLRYLDLSNNDFKVLPSAIARLKHLQTLKVIDCVNLKELPKDTRELVHLRHLENDGCANLTHMPCGIGELTSLQSLPIFVVGNRRGYSRDRKIGGLNELEKLDYLRGQLRIKNLENVWNAEESSEAKLAKKQHIRSLRLEWRDPEANDERCKAAESVMEELRPHDQLEKLWIDGYKGEKFPNWMHGYNDGLFSKLVHIVLFSCERCQILPPFAQLPALKFMWLSGLEEVEYVTDCSSATPPFFPSLQMLKLDNLPKLKGLRKKGSSSEEDPSFPLLSKLDVGFCHKLTSLTLHSSPSLSEASLTLHHCLNLKSLTLPSSPCLLELSINTCCNLESLELPSSGLSKLYITECNDLKSLNLHSSPDLSQLTIRDCNNLTSLAQPPSRYLSQLEIRDCPNLTSFELHSAPELSSLEIRDCPKLTSLEVPLLPGLEKLHLNTLNKEVLHQFTFVSASRHT; this comes from the coding sequence ATGGCTTACCAAATTCCATTCGGTGTTGTGGAGCACATTTTGACCAAGTTGGGGTCCAGGGCGTTTCAAGAAATTGGATCCATGTGTGGTGTTCCAAAGGAGCTAACCAAGCTCAATGGGAAACTCGGCGTAATCAAGGCTGTGCTTTCGGATGCCGAGGAGAAGCAGCAGCAGAACAATCATGAAGTCAAATATTGGGTCCGGAAGCTCAACGGCGTTGTTTATGACACAGATGACTTGCTGGATGACTATGCAACCCATTATCTTCAGCGAGGAGGATTGGGAAGGCAGGTCAGTGACTTCTTCTCATCTGAAAATCAAGTTGCTTTTCATTTAAACATGAGTCATAGACTCAAGGATATCAAAGAAAGGATAGATGATATTGCAAAAGACATCCTCGAATTAAAACTGACTCCACGGTGCATACACACACGGGAAGAGAACAGTGGGAGAGAAACCCACTCATTCGTGTTAAAATCTGAAATGgtaggaagagaagaaaacaaagaggaGATAATAGGGAAGTTGTTGTCGTCCAAGGGTGAAGAAAAGCTTTCGGTTGTTGCCATTGTAGGCATCGGGGGGTTGGGTAAGACCACCCTTGCTCAATTGGTATACAATGATGAAAGAGTGGTCAATCATTTTGAGTTTGAGATATGGGCTTGCATTTCTGATGATTCTGGTGATGGTCTTGACGTCAAACTGTGGGtcaaaaagattttaaaatctatGGGAGTTCAGGATGTGGAGACCTTGGATGGTTTGAAAGACGTGCTTTACGAAAAAATAAGTCAAAAGAAGTACTTGTTAGTACTTGATGATGTTTGGAACGAAAATCCTAGAAAATGGTATGCAGTGAAAAAATTGTTGATGGTTGGTGCTAGAGGTAGTAAAATTATAGTAACCACCCGAAAACTTTATGTTGCATCCATTATGGGAGATAAGTCTCCCGTTAGTTTGAAAGGTCTAGGAGAAAAGGAGTCTTGggctttattttcaaaattagcaTTTGGAGAACAGGAGATTTTGGAGCCAGAAATTGTAGAAATTGGAGAAGAAATTGCAAAAATGTGCAAGGGAGTTCCTCTCGTTATTAAGTCTTTAGCAACGATATTGCAGTCTAAAAGAGAACCGGGGCAGTGGTTGTCTAttagaaacaataaaaatttgCTGTCACTTGGAGATGAAAATGAGAATGTTCTAGGGGTGCTGAAACTAAGTTATGATAATTTGCCAACACATTTGAAACAATGCTTTACATATTGTGCTTTATTTCCAAAAGACTATGAGATTGAGAAAAAGTTGGTGGTACAATTATGGATGGCACAAGGTTATATTCAATCTTCATATGATAATAAAGAGCAATTAGAGGATACAGGGGATCAATATGTTGAGGAATTATTGTCAAGGTCATTGTTGAAGACGGCAAGAACCAATCATTTTACTAATACATTAATGTATAAAATGCATAACCTTATGCATGATCTTGCACAATTAATTGTAAAACCGGAGATCCTTGTTTTAAGAAGTGGTGACAATAACATTCCAAAAGAAGCTCGTCATGTATTATTGTTTGAAGAGGTAAATCCTATTATAAATGCTTCACAGAAAATTTCCTTGAGGACTTTTTTCATGGTTAATGAGGATGGTTTTGAAGATGATTCAAAAGATGACTCAATTATAAACACAAGCTCTAAGTGTTTACGTGTGTTGAGTCTAAATAAGTTTAATATAAAGAAGGTGCCAAAGTTTGTAGGCAAATTGAGTCATTTAAGATATCTTGATCTTTCCAACAATGATTTTAAGGTACTTCCGAGTGCTATTGCAAGGTTAAAGCATTTGCAAACCCTGAAAGTCATTGATTGCGTGAATCTAAAAGAACTTCCAAAAGATACAAGAGAGTTGGTTCATCTCAGACACTTGGAGAATGATGGGTGTGCAAATTTGACTCATATGCCATGTGGAATAGGAGAGCTGACTTCACTTCAAAGCCTACCAATATTTGTCGTTGGGAATAGGAGAGGGTACTCAAGGGATCGTAAAATCGGCGGGTTGAATGAACTGGAAAAGCTTGACTACCTCAGAGGACAGCTACGAATTAAAAACCTTGAAAATGTGTGGAATGCTGAGGAATCCAGCGAGGCAAAGTTGGCAAAAAAACAACACATTCGTTCCTTGAGATTAGAATGGAGGGATCCTGAAGCTAACGATGAGAGGTGTAAGGCTGCTGAATCGGTAATGGAAGAGCTCCGGCCACACGATCAGCTAGAGAAGCTTTGGATAGATGGCTATAAAGGTGAGAAGTTTCCCAATTGGATGCATGGCTATAACGATGGGTTGTTTTCAAAGCTCGTTCACATTGTTTTATTTAGTTGTGAACGATGCCAAATTCTGCCACCCTTTGCTCAACTCCCTGCTCTCAAGTTTATGTGGCTTAGTGGTCTAGAAGAGGTGGAATACGTGACAGACTGTTCATCGGCAACACCCCCATTCTTCCCGTCTCTTCAAATGCTCAAACTCGATAATTTGCCTAAATTGAAGGGGTTGCGGAAGAAAGGCTCATCATCAGAGGAAGATCCTTCATTTCCTCTTCTTTCAAAGCTAGATGTTGGTTTTTGCCATAAATTGACATCATTGACACTGCATTCATCTCCTTCCCTTTCAGAGGCATCATTGACACTGCATCATTGTCTTAATCTGAAATCATTGACACTGCCTTCATCCCCTTGCCTTTTGGAATTATCTATCAATACTTGCTGCAACTTGGAATCATTGGAACTACCTTCATCGGGTCTTTCTAAATTATATATCACTGAATGTAATGATTTGAAATCCTTGAATCTGCATTCATCTCCTGATCTTTCTCAATTAACTATACGGGACTGCAATAACCTGACATCCTTGGCACAACCTCCATCTCGTTATCTTTCTCAATTAGAGATCAGAGATTGCCCTAACTTGACATCCTTTGAACTGCATTCAGCTCCTGAGCTTTCTAGTTTAGAGATCAGAGATTGCCCTAAGTTGACTTCCTTGGAAGTGCCTTTATTACCTGGTCTTGAGAAACTGCATTTGAATACACTCAACAAGGAGGTATTACATCAGTTTACGTTTGTCTCTGCTTCTCGACATACATGA